The following coding sequences lie in one bacterium genomic window:
- the tuf gene encoding elongation factor Tu (EF-Tu; promotes GTP-dependent binding of aminoacyl-tRNA to the A-site of ribosomes during protein biosynthesis; when the tRNA anticodon matches the mRNA codon, GTP hydrolysis results; the inactive EF-Tu-GDP leaves the ribosome and release of GDP is promoted by elongation factor Ts; many prokaryotes have two copies of the gene encoding EF-Tu) translates to MAKKKFERTKPHLNVGTIGHIDHGKTTLTSTITNILSKKGL, encoded by the coding sequence ATGGCTAAGAAAAAATTTGAAAGAACTAAACCCCATCTTAATGTGGGAACAATTGGACATATCGATCATGGTAAAACTACCCTCACTTCTACCATCACTAATATCCTATCTAAAAAAGGATTA